Sequence from the Metopolophium dirhodum isolate CAU chromosome 2, ASM1992520v1, whole genome shotgun sequence genome:
aaatagtattaCTTGGTACGTTTAAATGCATGTTGAGTAGTTCTTCTTCAGGAATAGCATCAGATAGTGTAGATTCTGGTAGTTTGCTGTCAGGttcatttttttcttctctactcaaatttacattttgtgttaaatttgttgcAAATCcttcattaatattttgaattttttcattgttttcaCCATCAAGCAATTTATtagtaaaactaattttgttattaGATGCAGAAAAGTTATTTCCAGTACTCAAGCTGACTAAAGAATTAATTtccataattttgttattttttgaatCTTCACAGTCTTGAATCATGGTCAAATTTGTTGTACTACTCAATGAACTCAAGTTTTTAGCATTAATTGAAGTGGAAGCTGTCATAGCCAAAGTATTAAGTGACTgatcttttttaatttcagtaaatTTCAATCTTTTAATTCTAggctcaaaaatattttcttcatcAGATTTTATAGTTTGTGGAATATTTTTCTCATAGACAGGATACATTCCAATAGGTTGTAATTCGTACACTATGCtttcttttttcaaattttctgaagcagttttttcttcaaaatacttaaaatcaattatttcaacACTTCCAGAAATTACAGCTAGATTGTATGAATAAACATCATAAAATGGTTGTACGTTTTGTGGCATATAGTGTGATTGTGGTGTAAATATTATCTTACAATGAGTTTTGAGTTTAGgagaagatattttttttaaaactttaggAGAATTTTCAGTCTGTATAGACCTATAATTTGCATTCCTTCTTTTTCTTTTAGTTGACAGATCTGGAAGTTTTGATACATCTTTAGAatcatgtgtattattttttagctTGTTGTCATGTTTAAATACCCGAAATCCTAATTTAACCAAATAACCATAGGTTCTACATTGTTCAAAAGTACAACCACTTCCTGCAGCCAACAATAaagaaaatgcatttttaattgacAGTTTTCTTTCATTCCATTTTAGTAACAAACATTTCtgaaaagaaaattgaaattaaaaaatttaacataaaggAACATTTTGTGATATTGTTAACATTGAGATATAGTGAAACTTTCATATaacaaaattttttgtttaacaaattgtttttgagAACTATGACCTACATTGTTAATCATGCGTAAATTCTATATAACAAATTCctctaaattacaaatttttttgttaccCATGAGACttttatatggaagtttcactatattaacaaatttaaatttaaataactaataacttcaGTACATATACTTTATTCATGTTAAGAAAGAACCTTGACGGCTGACTTATATGCAATGACATAgttttattaagaggatgtcataTCTGCATAATATGGTGTCTCCATCTTCCACGcatacaacatagcaaatttatgtTCACCAGTTCCAATTGTGCGGTGTTAGTTATGATAgtaaagtgaattgacctattgttatacttttaggtaagaacattatctgtgttctctcaataggttttttacaatattttaattttaagtgaattatgagcattttcaaatattaatattttacatactcataacccacttaataattaaaatatcatacaaaatcAAATGAGACAACACAGATAATGCTCtgacttaaaagtttaaaaacaggtcaattcactctaatcaaaactaacagcacacaaTTGGAACTGGTGAACGTAAATTTGCTaggtcgtacgtgtgtaagacggagacaacacatgatAGTACAATGTCCTCTTAAATGTCAAGTAAATAGATGTTTGACTCGTTGGAGGTGACAAACGGGTGTTGCCTGACAAAAACTGGTTGCCAACGAGGTTCCATCTTAAAGTGAATATGtgaatatttagaaaatgtttctaCAATCATTGAATTAAGTTCAGCatgaattaaatttagataattttaaatttgtatagtttcccaattttaaaaataagttacttAAGTTAGTGATtagtagtaattataatatagtttatgtacTTTCCTATACAAAAATAGATATATGTGAAAATTAGCACTTGCGTGACAAACCATGTGcattgattatttaattattaatagcatAGTTTATAACACAAGagtaaattaagataaaattacAGTAGTCTAGACTAGATAACTCAAATTGTTTTCTTGCTCCTTGAAATGTTTTCAAGTTGTGTTTGAGTTATattactaaaactaaaaaaaaaatgacaaatttatGATTATTCCCTTTAATATTTGAGTTATCAAGACTTggctgtataaaaaaaaatacaaaaaatagatgtagcaatgaaatataatttaattgaaatattgagtattttaattaaaatctagtcatttaataaacttaaaataaacaattaccaTTTCTAGCAAGCACAAACATTCTTCTGGATATAAATACAATGACTTATTCAAAGAATGTGAAAAATTTTTGGTAAGATTTTTTGTAACTTTTGTTAGTTTTGCTAACTTCAAATCGTCATTCCATTCAGCTTCAGCAAGTGATGcacttaaaacaatataaaatattaacactcTGACAAAATTGATAGGTATCATCACAGTTATTTGATACGCATCTTCCGCTTTTTACTTCACCTATATTGTAGTTTTACAGTTATAATTGGCTGTCaatcatatacatacataatatgtatatgcgtatatgtatttttcaacCAATCAGAAGTGGAGAACTATGATTTGGGACAGAGGTGAAGGAGATGCCATACTGAAAAAGCCACTATAACTGTGATGATATCTATCTATTTTGTTATGATTAACACAACGaggataaataattaattatcatcacataaaataatgtataaaggTCCCCACaactgcagcggtggcggtggcggtgaatTGATGCAGGACACATTTCACCGCTCACCGCGGCGGTAAAACCAAGACAATAGAATTTAACGCCACCGCCgcagtgtgtggggaccttAAGGTTTATTAATGCTCGGCATGGATTCAGAAGCATAAGGAGATTAAGCCCCATCCCTTTTGTATGTGGTATATCAAAAATACTCGATATCCatacgtttaaaatatactttattataattgttaatattgttatcaaatttttcaatattatgtaaaattaaatattaaggcaaaatttaaaaatttaaaaaaatagatcttTAGCTAAATTTTACTAAgggaaaaatattatcatataattctAGAACTGTAGGGAAATTTAAAGAATTTGAACATGGTATGACTAGAACGAGAATGATTTATAAGATCTATGTTTACATAGATGGGTATTATCCACGCCCCCTTGTTATCAACAAGTGGGAATAATTGACACTCTACTGAGTCTactgtaattaaatttttctagAGGTACCATTTTTCAATACGTGGTTGTTCTAATATCCGTTTTTTGATGGATAGTAGTTGATTGACATCATCAACGTTACACTTTAAGCTGCTTTCACTGATCAGTTTGTGTTGAGAACCAATAAATAACCTATTGAAATAACAaaaccataattaataaaataaaatattttactgcaaATAAATCTATGAaacgtgtttttatttattaaaaataaataaataagaaaatgtacaatcagtaaaatttaaaaaataagtacactCATTTTGGTATGTAATACtgggattataataataaaaaaaaactggatgATTTGATGGGGTGTCCAGGGACATAAAatgtttgacattttaaatgatttcgATAAACTAAATTGGTACATTGGGTTTTGATTTACTTGTCAGCATCCATTGTTAAGCAAATTGTAGTTTGTACCCAGCACGGTACTGTTACTGCACACCACAATTCgaaagttgaatatttatttcttagcggttttcaaaataataacgattgagcaaaatgtaaaataaaagcgTTTAGTTTTACTAGTTTTAGATGTTTGTGAATTTGTGAATCGTGAGCTTTATAGTATCATAGTTATTAGAATGATAATTTGTCTAGTTATAAGAAATTCTGTTTTCTGATAAGTGTTATCAATCAATGCAAACAACTACACAGGCGTCTAGAGCAGTAGAGCACGgactaaaatacaatacaatgcaATACAATGTATACCagctattgtttttaaattgtattacatttttattcggTATAAaaaggagtttttttttttgttgccccAGGGCAGAAAGTTCCTAAATTCAGGTTTAATAGTTACAACtggtaagtaataagtatactaTATTCACGTTAAGAATGAACTACTCGGTCGACCAAAATATACGTTGTTTTTTTCAGTCCGCTGAGAAAGAGCTgcagttttgtatattatatctaaatcaattattcttataaataacgatttaaaaactacCCCTCTTAATCTaaacaacttattttattaatataacattatattattatgcaaggTCATActgtagtataaatatataatatataaagtgtcAGATAAAAAAGTACTATTAGGAAAATGGCAATCTTAACAAAAACTgcatataccattataataccaCAGAATAATTATACCAAccactttaaattaataaacaattgtgGTAtcggatatatattatacatatatatatgtattgtaaattttccgtgttaaataaaaagtattacagCACCGGTAGTATATCAGCTACttactacctacatacctaGCTTACTAACTactaatttatatcatatgatATTAATCTTAAAGCTGATAAAATGCAAGTCCCAAGGTAGATTATTAGATTATATCTACACAAtgcagatttttaaaaataatcttcgccaaataattgttattaattgttacaaAAAGGATTTTT
This genomic interval carries:
- the LOC132939641 gene encoding uncharacterized protein LOC132939641; its protein translation is MDADKLFIGSQHKLISESSLKCNVDDVNQLLSIKKRILEQPRIEKCASLAEAEWNDDLKLAKLTKVTKNLTKNFSHSLNKSLYLYPEECLCLLEMKCLLLKWNERKLSIKNAFSLLLAAGSGCTFEQCRTYGYLVKLGFRVFKHDNKLKNNTHDSKDVSKLPDLSTKRKRRNANYRSIQTENSPKVLKKISSPKLKTHCKIIFTPQSHYMPQNVQPFYDVYSYNLAVISGSVEIIDFKYFEEKTASENLKKESIVYELQPIGMYPVYEKNIPQTIKSDEENIFEPRIKRLKFTEIKKDQSLNTLAMTASTSINAKNLSSLSSTTNLTMIQDCEDSKNNKIMEINSLVSLSTGNNFSASNNKISFTNKLLDGENNEKIQNINEGFATNLTQNVNLSREEKNEPDSKLPESTLSDAIPEEELLNMHLNVPSHIRQKLLAIKPSTLHKESTKNVNNKHSVHYDVYYPDNDVPKTLRPAPDFRVIVFEDDLECFPNIYDINISNPNDNIPTLWAIVNSSSVSFFSVDSIILPKTADWDKKGD